One Halomonas sp. THAF5a genomic region harbors:
- a CDS encoding MFS transporter, which translates to MTPTPWLVAVTAVAVISDAMLLPFYPQFFDARFGVTDPSHVGAYLAMSCLVVLVALPAWARLARRVGTLPLLLVTQLVAGGLSLACAVVTSLPWFWGLSLAMLVAKASYLLVYPYLMHFEPQDRHATLIGTLSVVVHAGGILGAMVGGLVLEHWAAAQVFRVMALGDALQVAVCAWLIRRGRAPHAAPATERGPASSGAILRLGLVMLLFYFSAYLARPFFARYWELASGLSGEVLAGAVFAIPGAVAVALLAIDLLARRPAGQTILLPLAIGLVGLLLQASGEVTALLAGRVLFGWALFRITVRLELRLFQLSTPDRYASDFSKVHVFQGLGVLVASWGAGRLVEAFGLTAPFLVAATGLALCALAYRRLLAGAETRPAAPSDSVSART; encoded by the coding sequence ATGACCCCGACGCCCTGGCTGGTGGCGGTGACCGCGGTGGCGGTGATCAGCGATGCCATGCTGCTGCCCTTCTACCCGCAGTTCTTCGACGCGCGCTTCGGCGTGACGGACCCGTCCCACGTCGGCGCCTACCTGGCGATGAGTTGCCTGGTGGTGCTGGTGGCGCTGCCCGCCTGGGCGCGCCTGGCGCGCCGGGTCGGCACCCTGCCGCTGCTGCTGGTCACCCAGCTGGTGGCGGGCGGGCTCAGCCTCGCCTGCGCCGTGGTCACCTCGCTGCCGTGGTTCTGGGGCCTGTCGCTGGCGATGCTGGTGGCCAAGGCCAGCTACCTGCTGGTCTACCCCTACCTGATGCACTTCGAGCCCCAGGATCGCCACGCGACCCTGATCGGCACCCTCTCGGTCGTCGTGCACGCCGGCGGCATCCTCGGCGCCATGGTCGGCGGCCTGGTGCTGGAGCACTGGGCCGCGGCCCAGGTGTTCCGCGTGATGGCGCTGGGCGACGCCCTGCAGGTCGCGGTCTGCGCCTGGCTGATCCGCCGCGGCCGCGCGCCGCATGCGGCACCGGCCACCGAGCGGGGGCCGGCCTCCAGCGGCGCCATCCTGCGTCTGGGCCTGGTGATGCTGCTGTTCTACTTCAGCGCCTACCTGGCACGGCCGTTCTTCGCCCGCTACTGGGAGCTGGCCTCCGGGCTCTCCGGCGAGGTGCTGGCGGGCGCGGTGTTCGCCATCCCCGGCGCCGTGGCGGTGGCCCTGCTGGCGATCGACCTGCTCGCGCGCCGCCCCGCCGGCCAGACCATCCTGCTGCCGCTGGCCATCGGCCTCGTCGGCCTGCTGCTGCAGGCCAGCGGCGAGGTCACCGCACTGCTGGCCGGTCGGGTGCTGTTCGGCTGGGCGCTGTTCCGCATCACCGTGCGCCTGGAGCTGCGCCTGTTCCAGCTCAGCACGCCCGACCGCTACGCCAGCGACTTCAGCAAGGTCCACGTCTTCCAGGGCCTCGGCGTGCTCGTCGCCTCCTGGGGCGCCGGCCGCCTGGTCGAGGCCTTCGGGCTGACCGCTCCCTTCCTCGTCGCCGCGACGGGCCTGGCGCTGTGCGCCCTGGCCTACCGGCGGCTGCTGGCCGGCGCCGAGACGCGCCCGGCCGCCCCCTCCGATTCCGTTTCTGCAAGGACCTGA
- a CDS encoding DUF3450 domain-containing protein — MRTYRFPAALIAVVGLCGAGLAYGQGQASLVDRSAEAQRHQAELQARIDAADDETRRLIGELRESRAEAQRVEAYNAELERLVERQEATLARRERALEGAATTREGLPPLLRGMVERLDGWIEADLPFLRDERRARVASLERALSDPALAPAERLDRVLAAWRGELAYGRELDAWRGLLDGEREVDFLRLGRIGFYYLTPDAREGGVWKAEAQAWQPLDKASRQALEKGLRIAREQRAPALLTLPVSQPISGDATTHETGENAS, encoded by the coding sequence GTGAGGACGTATCGCTTCCCCGCCGCGCTGATCGCGGTCGTCGGCCTGTGCGGTGCCGGCCTGGCTTATGGACAGGGGCAGGCGTCGCTGGTCGACCGATCGGCCGAGGCGCAGCGTCACCAGGCCGAGCTGCAGGCGCGCATCGATGCCGCCGACGACGAGACGCGTCGCCTGATCGGCGAGCTGCGCGAGTCGAGGGCCGAGGCCCAGCGGGTCGAGGCCTACAACGCCGAGCTCGAGCGCCTGGTGGAGCGCCAGGAGGCGACGCTCGCGCGCCGCGAGCGCGCCCTGGAGGGCGCCGCGACGACTCGCGAGGGGCTGCCGCCCCTGCTGCGGGGGATGGTCGAGCGCCTCGACGGTTGGATCGAGGCCGACCTGCCGTTCCTGCGCGACGAGCGCCGCGCTCGGGTCGCGAGCCTGGAGCGCGCGCTCTCCGACCCGGCGCTGGCGCCCGCCGAGCGCCTGGATCGCGTGCTTGCCGCCTGGCGCGGCGAGCTCGCCTACGGCCGCGAGCTGGACGCCTGGCGCGGCCTGCTGGACGGCGAGCGGGAGGTGGACTTCCTGCGGCTGGGCCGGATCGGCTTCTACTACCTGACGCCTGACGCTCGCGAGGGCGGCGTGTGGAAGGCCGAGGCACAGGCCTGGCAGCCCCTCGACAAGGCGTCGCGCCAGGCCCTCGAAAAGGGCCTGCGCATCGCCCGGGAGCAGCGAGCGCCGGCGCTGCTGACGCTGCCGGTCTCCCAGCCGATCTCCGGAGACGCGACCACCCACGAGACCGGGGAGAATGCCTCATGA
- a CDS encoding aspartate aminotransferase family protein, translated as MIQTDVVDGRLTRHAFPLMNARHAEAYWQQATRCIDLVRRKVAEVERPFTGARPEELRGRFEAIDLDAPLGELRPALEELEHVYLDDAVYFHHPRYVAHLNCPVVLPGVLAEAILAPINSSLDTFDQSAGGTFIEQSLIDWTAERIGLGEDADGVFTSGGTQSNLMALMIARDHHGARQDRPGGNKQQGLPADHRRLRILGSELSHFSLQKSAAILGLGYQAVMPVATDADYRMDPQALKARLEECIALDLVPIAVVATAGTTDFGSIDPLEEIAALCREHGIWLHVDAAYGGGLLCSRRERHRLAGIEHADSVTVDYHKTFFQPVSCSAFLVRRASDLRHVTHHADYLNPESQALAGTPDQVNKSLQTTKRFDALKLWMTLRIMGADALGEMFERVMDLAGEAHARLSARPDIEVLLDPPLSTLIFRYRPEELDLDDEALDALNAHVRAALSRHGEAVIAATRVDGRRYLKFTLLNPETTVDDLSAIVECIGAHARAWCDGAATASAHAVAS; from the coding sequence ATGATACAGACGGACGTCGTCGACGGGCGGCTCACCCGCCACGCCTTCCCCCTCATGAACGCCCGCCATGCCGAGGCCTACTGGCAGCAGGCGACCCGCTGCATCGACCTGGTGAGGCGCAAGGTGGCCGAGGTCGAGCGGCCGTTCACCGGCGCCCGGCCCGAGGAGCTGCGCGGCCGCTTCGAGGCCATCGACCTCGACGCACCGCTCGGCGAGCTGCGCCCGGCCCTGGAGGAGCTGGAGCACGTCTACCTGGACGACGCCGTCTACTTCCATCATCCGCGCTACGTGGCCCACCTGAACTGCCCGGTGGTGCTGCCGGGCGTGCTCGCCGAGGCGATCCTGGCGCCGATCAACTCCTCGCTGGACACCTTCGACCAGAGCGCCGGCGGCACCTTCATCGAGCAGTCGCTGATCGACTGGACGGCGGAGCGCATCGGCCTCGGCGAGGACGCCGACGGCGTGTTCACCAGCGGCGGCACCCAGTCGAACCTGATGGCGCTGATGATCGCCCGCGACCATCACGGCGCGCGCCAGGACCGCCCCGGCGGCAACAAGCAGCAGGGCCTGCCGGCGGACCATCGGCGGCTGCGCATCCTCGGCTCGGAGCTCAGCCACTTCAGCCTGCAGAAGTCGGCGGCGATCCTCGGGCTCGGCTACCAGGCGGTGATGCCGGTGGCCACCGATGCGGACTACCGCATGGACCCGCAGGCGCTCAAGGCGCGCCTCGAGGAGTGCATCGCCCTCGACCTGGTCCCGATCGCGGTGGTGGCCACCGCCGGCACCACCGACTTCGGCAGCATCGACCCGCTCGAGGAGATCGCCGCGCTGTGCCGCGAGCACGGCATCTGGCTGCACGTCGACGCCGCCTACGGCGGGGGCCTGCTGTGCTCGCGCCGCGAGCGCCACCGCCTGGCCGGCATCGAGCACGCCGACTCGGTCACCGTCGACTATCACAAGACCTTCTTCCAGCCGGTGAGCTGCAGCGCCTTCCTGGTGCGCCGCGCCAGCGATCTGCGCCACGTCACCCATCACGCCGACTACCTGAACCCCGAGAGCCAGGCGCTGGCCGGCACGCCGGACCAGGTCAACAAGAGCCTGCAGACCACCAAGCGCTTCGACGCCCTGAAGCTGTGGATGACGCTGCGCATCATGGGCGCCGACGCCCTGGGCGAGATGTTCGAGCGGGTCATGGACCTGGCCGGCGAGGCCCACGCGCGGCTGTCCGCCCGGCCCGACATCGAGGTGCTGCTCGACCCGCCGCTCAGCACCCTGATCTTCCGCTATCGGCCCGAGGAGCTCGACCTGGACGACGAGGCGCTGGACGCCCTGAACGCCCACGTGCGCGCCGCCCTCTCGCGCCACGGCGAGGCGGTGATCGCCGCCACCCGGGTCGATGGTCGCCGCTACCTGAAGTTCACCCTGCTCAACCCGGAGACCACCGTCGACGACCTCAGCGCCATCGTCGAGTGCATCGGCGCCCACGCCCGCGCCTGGTGCGATGGCGCCGCCACCGCCTCGGCCCACGCCGTCGCCTCTTGA
- a CDS encoding RNA polymerase sigma factor, with protein MTAHPDLDAFFRRHATDLAGYLRRQLSCPHLVEDLCQEVFLRLGQHPEHDRLDEPRAYLFRMARNLVIDHHRRCRSRPTSHPLDDPALCLACPRPCPEEATERRLCLMRMREALDALPERLRQALTWHRLEGMTQAEIGRRLGVSERMAGRYVAQAIERCRARLADAA; from the coding sequence ATGACGGCCCACCCCGATCTCGATGCCTTCTTCCGGCGTCACGCCACGGACCTCGCTGGCTACCTGCGGCGGCAGCTTTCCTGCCCCCACCTCGTCGAGGACCTCTGCCAGGAGGTCTTCCTGCGTCTCGGCCAGCACCCCGAACACGACCGGCTCGACGAGCCCCGGGCCTACCTGTTCCGGATGGCGCGCAACCTGGTCATCGACCATCATCGACGCTGCCGCTCGCGCCCTACCAGCCACCCCCTGGACGACCCCGCGCTCTGCCTCGCCTGTCCGCGCCCCTGCCCCGAGGAGGCGACCGAGCGCCGCCTCTGCCTCATGCGAATGCGAGAGGCCCTGGACGCCCTGCCGGAACGGCTGCGCCAGGCGCTGACCTGGCACCGCCTCGAGGGCATGACCCAGGCGGAGATCGGCCGTCGCCTTGGCGTCTCCGAACGCATGGCCGGGCGCTACGTGGCCCAGGCCATCGAGCGGTGTCGAGCACGGCTGGCGGACGCCGCCTGA
- a CDS encoding lysine N(6)-hydroxylase/L-ornithine N(5)-oxygenase family protein encodes MTQHVHDFIAIGLGPFNLGLACLADPIEELDGLFLERRDGFDWHPGMLLEDATLQTPFLADLVTMADPTSRFSVLNYLKQQGRLYNFYIRESFFLLRNEYNRYCQWAVEQLDSVRFSTEVERVEFEDASGLYRVSCRDTGSGEAREYLARHLVLGTGTTPWLPEGCRDVEPRPMHSGEYLQRKAELQRQPAITVVGSGQSAAEIYRDLLADIDRFGYRLDWITRSPRFFPLEYAKLTLEMTSPDYIDYFHALPEATRNALTREQKGLYKGINEDLINDIYDLRYAKELVGEVRSSLFTNAQLETCRFDAERGEYDLTLWHTEQQRHYRHRTQALVMATGYRYHMPDFLAPIASRIAFDEAGRFAVGRFYDIDGGEGRLFVQNAELHTHSLAAPDLGMGPYRNACLIRAMTGKEIYPVERRIAYQRFGAPDEAVFDPEQAEPA; translated from the coding sequence ATGACCCAGCACGTTCACGACTTCATCGCCATCGGCCTCGGGCCCTTCAACCTGGGGCTGGCCTGCCTGGCCGACCCCATCGAGGAGCTCGACGGGCTGTTCCTCGAGCGCCGCGACGGCTTCGACTGGCACCCGGGCATGCTGCTGGAGGACGCCACCCTGCAGACGCCCTTCCTCGCCGACCTGGTGACCATGGCCGACCCCACCAGCCGCTTCAGCGTGCTCAACTACCTGAAGCAGCAGGGCCGGCTCTACAACTTCTATATCCGCGAGAGCTTCTTCCTGCTGCGCAACGAGTACAACCGCTACTGCCAGTGGGCGGTGGAACAGCTCGACAGCGTGCGCTTCTCCACCGAGGTGGAGCGAGTGGAGTTCGAGGACGCCAGCGGCCTCTACCGCGTGAGCTGCCGCGACACCGGCAGCGGCGAGGCGCGCGAGTACCTGGCCCGCCATCTGGTGCTCGGCACCGGCACCACGCCCTGGCTGCCCGAGGGCTGCCGCGACGTCGAGCCGCGGCCGATGCACTCCGGCGAGTACCTCCAGCGCAAGGCCGAGCTGCAGCGCCAGCCGGCGATCACCGTGGTCGGCAGCGGCCAGAGCGCGGCCGAGATCTACCGCGACCTGCTCGCCGACATCGACCGCTTCGGCTACCGGCTCGACTGGATCACCCGCTCGCCGCGCTTCTTCCCGCTGGAGTACGCCAAGCTGACCCTGGAGATGACCTCGCCGGACTACATCGACTACTTCCACGCCCTGCCCGAGGCGACGCGCAACGCGCTGACGCGGGAACAGAAGGGCCTCTACAAGGGCATCAACGAGGACCTGATCAACGACATCTACGACCTGCGCTACGCCAAGGAGCTGGTCGGCGAGGTGCGCTCGTCGCTGTTCACCAACGCCCAGCTCGAGACCTGCCGTTTCGATGCCGAGCGCGGCGAGTACGACCTGACCCTGTGGCACACCGAGCAGCAGCGCCACTATCGCCATCGCACCCAGGCGCTGGTCATGGCCACCGGCTACCGCTACCACATGCCGGACTTCCTGGCGCCGATCGCCTCGCGCATCGCCTTCGACGAGGCCGGGCGCTTCGCGGTGGGCCGCTTCTACGACATCGACGGCGGCGAGGGCCGGCTGTTCGTGCAGAACGCCGAGCTGCATACCCACAGCCTGGCGGCCCCGGACCTGGGCATGGGCCCCTATCGCAACGCCTGCCTGATCCGCGCGATGACCGGGAAGGAGATCTACCCGGTGGAACGACGCATCGCCTATCAGCGCTTCGGCGCGCCCGACGAGGCGGTCTTCGACCCCGAGCAAGCGGAGCCCGCATGA
- a CDS encoding GNAT family N-acetyltransferase, with protein sequence MTLFQPTPTTQPLYSRHAQGLGTFTLRPLHLPEDLALIHEWVTAPRAHFWGMQGHSPERVQAFYRELQESEHAQGYLGLFDGRPAFLVECYDPRHDPIGRHYDVAEGDRGMHFLVAPAETPLPGFSTQVITAILAFMFEDPATRRIVVEPDVNNRRIHPLNRRVGFVYDREVALEDKTAHLAFCDRQGFAAAVSRQNPRLDPALAADPASAAGHLRPELWARANRWLIRKAIAEFGHERLLAPEAVNAGTAGDDEAADYRLSAPEGNVEYRFRARRRALDHWAIELDSLEKRVDGAPAELDAQQFILEFRGPLGIGEAMLPLYLEEVASTLFGGAYKLDGTRPDAAGLVDADFQTLEATMTEGHPVFVANNGRMGFDAVDYHAYAPEAAAPITLVWLAVHREDAHYSAIEGLEYEALLRDELGEATLHDFHRRLEARGLDPADYLLMPAHPWQWFHKLAITFAGEVARQRIVCLGYGSDQYRAQQSIRTWFNTSRPSRRYVKTALSILNMGFMRGLSPSYMRATPAINDWIKRLVDGDPELRAQGFTVLREEAAIGFRRDAVEPAFDTYSAYKKMLACLWRESPEHYQQDGQRLMTMAALLHVDGDERALLPRLIARSGLTTEDWLSRYLRAYFRPLLHCFFAYDLVFMPHGENLILQLEDGVPVRAIMKDIAEEIGIMNVDAELPEAIARIAVDVPEPLKVLSIFTDVFDCFLRFMSAILVEQGDISESRFWALVADCVIDYQRDHPEFADRFARHDLFAPEFTRSCLNRLQLNNHQQMIDLADPAKNLQFAGTLDNPIAAYRPATETPHSLEDVLA encoded by the coding sequence ATGACCCTGTTCCAACCGACGCCGACCACCCAGCCCCTCTATTCGCGCCACGCCCAGGGGCTCGGCACCTTCACGCTGCGCCCGCTGCACCTGCCCGAGGACCTGGCGCTGATCCACGAGTGGGTCACCGCACCGCGGGCCCATTTCTGGGGCATGCAGGGCCACTCGCCGGAGCGCGTGCAGGCCTTCTATCGCGAGCTCCAGGAGAGCGAGCACGCCCAGGGCTACCTGGGGCTGTTCGACGGCCGGCCGGCCTTCCTGGTCGAGTGCTACGACCCGCGCCACGACCCCATCGGCCGCCACTATGACGTAGCCGAGGGCGACCGCGGCATGCACTTCCTGGTGGCCCCGGCCGAGACGCCGCTGCCCGGCTTCAGCACCCAGGTGATCACCGCCATCCTGGCCTTCATGTTCGAGGATCCGGCGACGCGTCGCATCGTGGTGGAGCCGGACGTCAATAACCGCCGGATCCATCCGCTCAACCGCCGGGTCGGCTTCGTCTACGACCGCGAGGTCGCGCTCGAGGACAAGACCGCCCATCTGGCCTTCTGCGACCGCCAGGGCTTCGCCGCGGCGGTGAGCCGGCAGAACCCGCGCCTGGATCCGGCCCTCGCCGCCGACCCGGCCAGCGCCGCCGGCCACCTGCGCCCCGAGCTCTGGGCCCGGGCCAACCGCTGGCTGATCCGCAAGGCGATCGCCGAGTTCGGCCACGAGCGGCTGCTGGCCCCCGAGGCCGTGAACGCCGGCACGGCGGGCGACGACGAGGCCGCCGACTATCGGCTGAGCGCCCCCGAGGGCAACGTCGAGTACCGCTTCCGCGCCCGGCGCCGGGCGCTGGATCACTGGGCGATCGAGCTCGACTCGCTGGAGAAGCGCGTCGACGGCGCCCCCGCCGAGCTCGACGCCCAGCAGTTCATCCTCGAGTTCCGCGGCCCGCTCGGCATCGGCGAGGCGATGCTGCCGCTCTATCTGGAGGAGGTGGCCAGCACCCTGTTCGGCGGCGCCTACAAGCTCGACGGCACCCGCCCGGACGCCGCCGGCCTGGTCGACGCCGACTTCCAGACCCTGGAGGCCACCATGACCGAGGGCCATCCGGTGTTCGTGGCCAACAACGGCCGCATGGGCTTCGACGCCGTGGACTATCACGCCTACGCCCCGGAGGCCGCCGCGCCGATCACCCTGGTGTGGCTCGCCGTGCACCGCGAGGACGCCCACTACAGCGCCATCGAGGGGCTCGAGTACGAGGCCCTGCTGCGCGACGAACTCGGCGAGGCGACGCTTCACGACTTCCACCGCCGCCTCGAGGCCCGCGGGCTCGATCCCGCCGACTACCTGCTGATGCCGGCGCATCCGTGGCAGTGGTTCCACAAGCTGGCCATCACCTTCGCCGGCGAGGTGGCCCGCCAGCGCATCGTCTGCCTGGGCTACGGCAGCGACCAGTACCGCGCCCAGCAGTCGATCCGCACCTGGTTCAATACCAGCCGGCCGAGCCGGCGCTACGTGAAGACCGCGCTGTCGATCCTCAACATGGGCTTCATGCGCGGCCTCTCGCCGAGCTACATGCGCGCCACGCCGGCGATCAACGACTGGATCAAGCGCCTGGTCGACGGCGACCCGGAGCTCCGCGCCCAGGGCTTCACGGTGCTGCGCGAGGAGGCCGCCATCGGCTTTCGCCGCGACGCCGTCGAGCCGGCCTTCGACACCTACAGTGCCTACAAGAAGATGCTCGCCTGCCTGTGGCGCGAGAGCCCGGAGCACTACCAGCAGGACGGCCAGCGGCTGATGACCATGGCCGCGCTGCTCCACGTCGACGGCGACGAGCGGGCGCTGCTGCCGCGGCTGATCGCGCGCTCGGGCCTCACTACCGAGGACTGGCTGTCGCGCTACCTGCGGGCCTACTTCCGCCCGCTGCTGCACTGCTTCTTCGCCTATGACCTGGTGTTCATGCCCCACGGCGAGAACCTGATCCTGCAGCTCGAGGACGGCGTGCCGGTGCGCGCGATCATGAAGGACATCGCCGAGGAGATCGGCATCATGAACGTCGATGCCGAGCTGCCCGAGGCCATCGCCCGCATCGCCGTGGACGTGCCGGAGCCGCTCAAGGTGCTGTCGATCTTCACCGACGTCTTCGACTGCTTTCTGCGCTTCATGTCGGCGATCCTCGTCGAACAGGGCGACATCAGCGAGTCGCGCTTCTGGGCGCTGGTGGCCGACTGCGTGATCGACTACCAGCGGGACCATCCCGAGTTCGCCGACAGGTTCGCCCGCCACGACCTGTTCGCCCCGGAGTTCACCCGCTCCTGCCTGAACCGGCTGCAGCTCAACAACCACCAGCAGATGATCGACCTGGCCGACCCGGCCAAGAACCTGCAGTTCGCCGGCACCCTCGACAACCCGATCGCCGCCTACCGACCGGCGACCGAAACGCCTCATTCCCTCGAGGACGTCCTGGCCTGA
- a CDS encoding MotA/TolQ/ExbB proton channel family protein: MTLSRYASRLLLCGALLLPAALLQAQAEPQADAQPAPQLRQDAPASFAEARQAELARDRARLAALVDDRDALRDAVEAARERREAAAERRQALEARRDEQQARREALETRQQDQGGELSAVEPVLERHVGELRDALGQSWLTLDGPALPARGEADTLPNLARIESLADALMAFTRETGRIERLTLPAASADGRVEPREVLRLGDLALIGDGRWLRRDSPDLPPAAMAATPDEAGETLAAFAAGEGERVVLDPTGGELLEALAQRPDLLARFHQGGAVGYVVVALGGLGLMIALGQYAYLLVVSARLRRQLRDGARLRDDNPLGRVLAKVQTLRQGLVPEALEARLDEALLAELPRLERGQALVKLLAAVAPLLGLLGTVTGMIGTFQSITVFGTGDPQLMAGGISQALVTTVLGLITAVPLMLAHTALASRSRWLSGVIEGRASAALAEHFEALPAPASRRESRHDAALA; the protein is encoded by the coding sequence ATGACGCTGTCACGCTACGCGAGCCGCCTGCTGCTCTGTGGCGCCCTGCTGCTGCCGGCGGCGCTGCTCCAGGCCCAGGCCGAGCCCCAGGCCGATGCCCAGCCTGCCCCCCAGCTCCGGCAGGACGCCCCGGCCTCCTTCGCCGAGGCGCGCCAGGCCGAGCTCGCCCGGGACAGGGCGCGGCTCGCCGCGCTGGTCGACGATCGCGACGCCCTGCGCGATGCCGTCGAGGCGGCACGCGAGCGACGCGAGGCGGCGGCCGAGCGTCGCCAGGCCCTCGAGGCACGGCGTGACGAGCAGCAGGCGCGCCGCGAGGCGCTGGAGACTCGCCAGCAGGACCAGGGGGGCGAGCTCTCCGCCGTCGAGCCGGTGCTGGAGCGCCACGTCGGCGAGCTGCGCGACGCCCTCGGCCAGAGCTGGCTCACCCTCGACGGGCCCGCGCTGCCCGCGCGCGGCGAGGCGGACACGCTGCCGAACCTTGCGCGGATCGAGTCGCTGGCCGATGCGCTGATGGCCTTCACCCGTGAGACCGGGCGCATCGAGCGGCTTACTCTGCCGGCGGCCTCGGCCGACGGCCGCGTCGAGCCCCGGGAGGTGCTGCGGCTGGGAGATCTCGCCCTGATCGGCGACGGGCGCTGGCTGCGGCGCGACTCGCCCGACCTGCCCCCGGCAGCGATGGCGGCGACGCCCGACGAGGCCGGCGAGACCCTGGCGGCCTTCGCCGCCGGGGAGGGCGAACGGGTCGTGCTCGATCCCACGGGCGGCGAGCTGCTGGAGGCGCTGGCCCAGCGCCCCGACCTGCTGGCGCGCTTCCATCAGGGCGGCGCCGTGGGCTACGTGGTGGTGGCGCTGGGGGGGCTGGGGCTCATGATCGCCCTGGGCCAGTACGCCTACCTGCTGGTCGTGAGCGCGCGGCTGCGCCGCCAGCTGCGGGACGGCGCGCGTCTGCGCGACGACAATCCCCTGGGTCGGGTGCTGGCCAAGGTGCAGACGCTGCGCCAGGGGCTCGTTCCCGAGGCGCTGGAGGCGCGCCTGGACGAGGCACTCCTCGCCGAGCTGCCGCGGCTCGAGCGGGGCCAGGCGCTGGTCAAGCTGCTGGCGGCGGTGGCCCCGCTGCTGGGGCTGCTCGGCACCGTGACCGGCATGATCGGCACCTTCCAGTCGATCACCGTGTTCGGTACCGGCGACCCCCAGCTGATGGCCGGCGGCATCAGCCAGGCGCTGGTCACCACGGTGCTGGGCCTGATCACCGCGGTGCCGCTGATGCTCGCGCATACCGCGCTCGCCAGCCGCAGCCGCTGGCTCTCCGGGGTGATCGAGGGGCGGGCCAGCGCTGCGCTGGCCGAGCACTTCGAGGCCCTGCCGGCCCCCGCTTCGCGTCGCGAGTCGCGTCATGACGCTGCCCTGGCCTGA
- the fhuF gene encoding siderophore-iron reductase FhuF, translating to MTHALSTLYLGPLEGLTPPRVSPTPGPDALPARTLLESAYLAELFERFGRTYGHGDRRAVASLWSKWHFSALAAHGLAANLLLERDLPLGLDELHLVQSDEGQTAGLVLPHAGKPLAELDPGARFATLLDAHLTPLIEALAGATGASPKVFWSNAGNYFEYFADALADHPMAGPGVGEPAQALMERRSLPDGRRNPLFRPVRYVTPADPGKPARVRRLCCIRYLIDELGYCANCPLACRHGKTAARGTEMARASA from the coding sequence ATGACCCACGCGCTGTCGACGCTCTATCTCGGCCCCCTGGAGGGCCTGACGCCGCCCCGGGTCTCGCCGACGCCCGGCCCGGACGCCCTGCCCGCCCGCACCCTGCTGGAGTCGGCCTACCTCGCCGAGCTCTTCGAGCGCTTCGGCCGCACCTACGGCCACGGCGACCGCCGGGCGGTGGCCTCGCTCTGGTCCAAGTGGCACTTCAGCGCGCTTGCCGCCCATGGCCTGGCGGCCAACCTGCTGCTCGAGCGCGACCTGCCGCTGGGGCTTGATGAGCTGCACCTGGTGCAGTCCGACGAGGGGCAGACCGCCGGGCTGGTGCTGCCCCATGCCGGCAAGCCCCTGGCCGAGCTCGATCCCGGCGCGCGCTTCGCCACCCTGCTCGACGCTCACCTGACGCCGCTGATCGAGGCGCTGGCCGGGGCCACCGGCGCCTCACCCAAGGTGTTCTGGAGCAACGCCGGCAACTACTTCGAGTACTTCGCCGACGCCCTGGCCGATCACCCCATGGCCGGCCCGGGCGTGGGCGAGCCCGCCCAAGCGCTGATGGAGCGCCGCTCCCTGCCCGACGGCCGCCGCAACCCGCTCTTTCGCCCGGTGCGCTACGTCACGCCCGCCGACCCGGGCAAGCCCGCCCGGGTGCGCCGGCTGTGCTGCATCCGCTACCTGATCGACGAACTGGGCTACTGCGCCAACTGCCCGCTGGCGTGTCGCCACGGCAAAACGGCGGCAAGGGGCACGGAGATGGCCAGGGCGAGCGCATGA